A genomic stretch from Bradyrhizobium quebecense includes:
- a CDS encoding phage tail tube protein → MVYQSNSAGRIAYKAQPGLGQVAAGGAGATVLPISGGPGAKLSKAATESQTIRNDGMSIRGRHGTQKTSSSYNAEMWLGSHDAILEAIMRGTWDATAFSKTQADFTSLTTVADGIVFANGSPIDMGFKVGDIIRGAGLPDAGNNGRNLRISSLSANKITVPETLIVNAAPDTNCTITRPGKRLTNPTVLVRRYFGLEEFESDIGKATVLDDFVWGTGKLSMAPNGIITFDPGGIGTGKIRPLDAGVPYFTNPDATTGTPFAVVDATIRLNGVDLVELTSFDLSLDIQPAAPDAFGSGNIKYAPDVFTGPLKVSMNLTMLRKDLQLLADFVAETPYSLNILAVDNTAEPKDFMSITVPNFTIGGVDPSAFSKQGGGRTQTITVPPALVGIDTSPTGNNSMISFQTTAA, encoded by the coding sequence ATGGTCTATCAAAGCAATTCCGCCGGCCGCATCGCCTATAAGGCGCAGCCCGGTCTCGGCCAGGTCGCCGCCGGCGGCGCCGGCGCTACGGTCCTGCCAATCTCCGGCGGTCCGGGTGCCAAGCTCTCAAAAGCCGCCACGGAATCGCAGACGATCCGTAACGACGGCATGTCGATCCGCGGCCGTCACGGAACGCAGAAAACCTCGTCGAGCTACAACGCGGAAATGTGGCTCGGTTCGCATGACGCGATCCTCGAGGCGATCATGCGCGGCACTTGGGATGCGACGGCGTTTAGCAAGACGCAGGCCGATTTCACGTCATTGACGACGGTCGCAGACGGCATCGTGTTCGCCAATGGCTCGCCGATCGACATGGGTTTCAAGGTTGGCGATATCATCCGCGGCGCAGGCCTTCCGGATGCCGGCAATAACGGCCGGAACCTGCGGATCTCGTCGCTCTCCGCGAACAAGATCACGGTGCCGGAGACGCTGATCGTCAACGCTGCGCCGGATACGAATTGCACGATCACGCGGCCGGGAAAGCGGCTGACCAATCCGACCGTGCTGGTCCGGCGCTATTTCGGGCTCGAGGAATTCGAGAGCGACATCGGCAAGGCGACCGTGCTCGACGATTTCGTCTGGGGGACGGGCAAGCTGTCGATGGCGCCGAACGGGATCATCACGTTCGATCCGGGCGGCATCGGGACCGGCAAGATCCGGCCGCTGGACGCCGGCGTGCCATATTTCACCAACCCCGACGCGACGACCGGGACGCCGTTTGCGGTCGTCGACGCGACAATCCGGCTCAACGGCGTTGACCTTGTCGAGTTGACCTCGTTCGATCTGTCGCTCGACATCCAGCCGGCCGCGCCGGACGCGTTCGGCTCGGGCAACATCAAGTATGCGCCTGACGTATTCACGGGCCCGCTCAAGGTTTCGATGAATCTGACCATGCTGCGCAAGGATCTGCAGCTGCTCGCCGATTTCGTCGCTGAGACGCCGTATTCGCTCAACATCCTGGCGGTCGACAATACGGCCGAGCCGAAAGACTTCATGTCGATCACGGTGCCGAATTTCACGATCGGCGGCGTCGATCCGTCGGCGTTCTCAAAGCAGGGCGGCGGTCGCACGCAGACGATCACGGTCCCGCCGGCGCTGGTCGGCATCGATACCTCGCCGACCGGCAATAACAGCATGATCTCGTTCCAGACTACCGCAGCGTAG